The following proteins come from a genomic window of Puntigrus tetrazona isolate hp1 chromosome 15, ASM1883169v1, whole genome shotgun sequence:
- the sarm1 gene encoding NAD(+) hydrolase SARM1, with product MCLSLVVYLSKFCRYLSMFTTDRLTVPEYVSNRLHNRRTNSGPRAVSPGISADVQAVLNGSLPALRSAIKTLKSSRDTGDVEETRRAIAETFQLVEEAWVLPTVGRQVAEEMCNRIRLDGGLELLLLLLQTPAVEITYESAKLLEQILVSENRDYVARMGLGVILNLTREQEDAQLARSVSGILEHMFKHTEETSAQLITNGALDTLLYWCRGTDPTVLRHCAVALANCAMYGGHRCQRLMIEKQAAEWLFPLAFSKEDELIRFHACLAVAVLAANREIEKEVVKSGTLELVEPFIASLDPEEFARNLLDSADSMQGRTAADLQHLLPLLDGTRLEGKCIAAFYLCVETSIKSRQRNTKIFQEIGAVQSLKRIVMYSSNATVCSLAKRALTMMSENVPKRILSSVPNWKSGEVQTWLQQIGFSAFSERFQELQVDGDLLLNITEQDLIQDLGMTSGLTRKRFLRDLRVLKTYANYSTCDPNNLADWLAEIDPRFRQYTYGLVQSGVDRNNIVHITDQQLLSDCLVENGIHRAKILSSAHRPAKPCLTDSQPTGPDVFISYRRTTGSQLASLLKVHLQLRGFSVFIDVEKLEAGRFEEKLITSVQRARNFILVLSANALDKCMGDVAMKDWVHKEIVTALNGKKNIVPVTENFVWPDPTSLPEDMSSILKFNGIKWSHEYQEATIEKILRFLKGGPSQEQPDGAKTDKKEPQKK from the exons ATGTGTTTGTCTCTCGTCGTTTACCTCAGCAAGTTTTGCCGTTATTTGTCCATGTTTACCACCGACAGACTCACGGTTCCCGAATATGTCAGCAATCGGCTACACAACCGGAGGACGAACTCTGGCCCCAGGGCTGTGTCTCCGGGCATCAGCGCCGACGTCCAGGCCGTGTTGAACGGATCTCTCCCCGCGCTGCGCTCCGCCATCAAAACACTCAAGTCTTCCAGAGACACTGGAGATGTGGAGGAGACCCGCCGGGCCATTGCTGAGACTTTCCAGCTCGTCGAGGAGGCCTGGGTCCTGCCCACTGTGGGCCGACAGGTAGCGGAGGAGATGTGCAACAGGATCCGGCTGGATGGGGGTCTGGAGCTGCTCTTACTGCTGCTGCAGACCCCGGCGGTAGAAATCACATACGAGTCTGCCAAGCTCCTTGAGCAGATACTGGTCTCAGAAAACAG GGACTATGTGGCACGTATGGGGCTTGGGGTGATCTTGAACCTGACCCGTGAGCAGGAGGATGCCCAGCTGGCACGGAGCGTGTCGGGCATCCTGGAGCACATGTTTAAACACACAGAGGAGACATCTGCGCAGCTCATCACTAATGGAGCACTGGACACCCTCCTGTACTGGTGCCGTGGAACAGACCCAACTGTACTGCGGCACTGCGCCGTGGCCCTGGCAAACTGCGCCATGTACGGGGGGCACCGCTGCCAGCGGCTGATGATCGAAAAACAGGCGGCCGAATGGCTGTTCCCGCTGGCGTTCTCCAAAGAAGATGAGCTGATCCGGTTCCATGCCTGTCTGGCCGTGGCTGTGCTCGCGGCTAACAGGGAGATCGAGAAAGAAGTGGTGAAGTCTGGTACTCTGGAACTGGTGGAGCCCTTCATCGCCTCGTTGGACCCTGAAGAGTTTGCACGTAACCTGTTGGACAGCGCAGACAGCATGCAGGGCCGTACAGCTGCAGACCTTCAGCACTTACTGCCTCTGCTGGACGGCACACGTCTGGAGGGGAAATGCATCGCTGCTTTCTATCTGTGTGTGGAGACTAGTATCAAGTCCCGTCAACGTAATACCAAG ATATTTCAGGAGATTGGAGCTGTTCAGAGTCTAAAGAGGATCGTCATGTACTCCAGTAACGCCACCGTTTGTTCTCTGGCTAAGCGGGCCTTAACAATGATGAGCGAGAATGTCCCTAAGCGTATCCTTTCATCTGTACCCAACTGGAAGAGCGGAGAGGTACAGACCTGGCTGCAGCAGATTGGTTTCAGTGCATTCAGTGAACGGTTTCAG GAATTGCAGGTGGATGGAGATCTACTGCTCAACATCACAGAACAGGATCTGATCCAGGATCTGGGAATGACTTCTGGGCTCACTCGCAAGAG GTTTCTTCGAGATCTGCGTGTACTGAAAACCTATGCTAACTACTCCACATGTGACCCCAATAACCTGGCAGACTGGCTGGCTGAAATAGACCCACGATTCCGTCAGTACACCTACGGCTTGGTTCAGTCAGGAGTCGATCGGAACAATATCGTCCACATTACAGACCAGCAGCTGCTGTCTGACTGCCTTGTAGAGAATGGAATCCATCGTGCCAAGATACTCTCTTCTGCCCACCGCCCTGCTAAACCCTGCTTAACCGATTCCCAACCTACAGGCCCTGACGTGTTCATCAGCTACCGTCGCACTACCGGTTCACAGCTTGCCAG CCTGCTGAAGGTGCATCTACAGTTGCGTGGTTTCAGCGTCTTCATTGATGTGGAGAAACTGGAAGCTGGCAGGTTCGAGGAGAAGCTGATCACGAGTGTACAGCGAGCACGCAACTTTATTTTGGTGCTGTCAGCCAACGCGCTGGATAAATGCATGGGCGACGTGGCTATGAAAGACTGGGTTCATAAG GAGATTGTCACCGCCCTGAATGGGAAGAAGAACATTGTTCCTGTCACTGAGAACTTTGTGTGGCCTGATCCGACCTCTCTGCCAGAAGACATGAGCAGCATTCTCAAATTTAATGGCATTAA GTGGTCCCACGAGTATCAAGAAGCCACTATCGAAAAGATTCTGCGCTTCCTCAAGGGGGGCCCAAGCCAAGAGCAACCAGACggagcaaaaacagacaaaaaagagccacaaaagaaataa